From the Salvelinus alpinus chromosome 32, SLU_Salpinus.1, whole genome shotgun sequence genome, one window contains:
- the LOC139562416 gene encoding peripherin-2-like — protein sequence MVLMKVKFDLPKRVKLAQGLWLMYWLAVMTGILVFSLGLFFKIELRKRSEMMDNNESHFVPNLLILVGLAACGVNVFGGKVCHDSLDALKFAKWKPMVKGYLMGCFSFNILLFLTALLCFCMQFQLYFSLAEGLKNGIKYYKDTDTPGRCFMKRTLDMTQIEFRCCGNNNYRDWFEVQWISNRYLDFSNDEVKDRVLSNVEGKFLMESVPFSCCNPGSPRPCIQHQLTNNSAHYDYDHHTEELNIWTRGCRESLVAYYGGMMNSIGGLMLLYIILEAGVMVGLQYLTTSLETMADPENPESESEGWLLEKSVKETVADVIAKIKGLVGAGNHVGEVEEGVATVS from the exons ATGGTGTTGATGAAGGTAAAGTTTGACTTGCCGAAGCGGGTGAAGCTTGCCCAGGGCCTGTGGCTCATGTACTGGCTAGCAGTGATGACCGGCATTCTGGTCTTCAGTCTGGGGCTGTTCTTTAAGATCGAGCTCCGGAAGAGGAGTGAGATGATGGACAACAACGAGAGCCATTTTGTGCCCAACCTGTTGATTCTAGTTGGCCTAGCTGCTTGCGGGGTAAACGTTTTTGGCGGCAAGGTGTGCCACGACTCTCTGGATGCTTTGAAGTTCGCCAAGTGGAAGCCCATGGTCAAGGGCTACCTGATGGGCTGCTTCAGTTTCAACATTCTCCTGTTCTTAACAGCTCTGCTGTGCTTCTGCATGCAGTTCCAGTTGTACTTTTCCCTGGCTGAGGGTCTGAAGAATGGGATAAAATACTACAAGGATACGGACACACCTGGACGCTGCTTCATGAAGAGGACGCTGGACATGACCCAGATTGAGTTCCGCTGCTGTGGCAACAACAACTATAGGGATTGGTTTGAGGTCCAGTGGATCAGCAACCGCTATCTGGACTTCAGCAACGATGAAGTCAAAGA CCGTGTCCTGAGCAACGTGGAGGGGAAGTTTCTGATGGAGAGTGTACCGTTCAGCTGCTGCAACCCCGGCTCCCCCAGACCCTGCATCCAGCACCAACTGACCAACAACTCAGCCCACTATGACTACGACCACCACACCGAGGAGCTCAACATCTGGACCCGGGGCTGCCGCGAGTCCCTGGTCGCCTACTACGGAGGCATGATGAACAGCATCGGGGGCCTGATGCTACTGTACATCATACTGGAG GCAGGAGTGATGGTGGGCTTACAGTACCTGACCACTTCTCTGGAGACTATGGCCGATCCAGAGAACCCGGAGAGTGAGAGCGAGGGCTGGCTCCTGGAGAAGAGTGTGAAGGAGACGGTGGCAGACGTCATAGCAAAGATCAAGGGCCTGGTCGGTGCAGGGAACCATGTGGGGGAGGTTGAGGAGGGGGTGGCCACTGTGAGTTGA